Proteins co-encoded in one Bradyrhizobium sp. 170 genomic window:
- a CDS encoding extracellular solute-binding protein gives MRDRKWSRRELLKASTASAASLLFAEPLKAAAPPAEDVTPALIEAAKKEGKLSFYSALELNTAERLARTFEAKYPGITVRVERSGAERIFQRIAQEQGSGIKAVDVANSTDAAHFLEWKKNDWLAPHLPADVARNFPADQIDADGMYATSCAWTEAIGYNTNLVKREEAPKSYADLLDPKWTGKIVKAHPGYSGAILTTTFLLARDLGWPYLEKLAQQKIMQVQSAADPPKKILLGERAVMADGNDYNLVLLKDQGKPVEVVYPAEGSPLIIVPSGIFRSAPNPNAARLFQNFFFSAEAQQMLVDVFAHRSFHGEVKEKGGHVPLSSLKLLKADPAQVQAQSEEIKARYAKIFGV, from the coding sequence ATGCGGGACCGCAAATGGTCGAGGCGCGAACTGCTGAAGGCATCGACAGCTTCGGCTGCAAGCCTCTTGTTTGCCGAGCCCCTGAAGGCCGCGGCCCCTCCGGCGGAGGACGTGACGCCGGCCTTGATCGAGGCCGCGAAGAAGGAGGGCAAGCTTTCGTTCTATTCGGCGCTTGAACTCAACACCGCCGAGCGCCTGGCACGGACTTTTGAGGCGAAATATCCTGGGATCACCGTGCGCGTCGAGCGTTCCGGCGCGGAGCGGATTTTCCAGCGCATCGCGCAGGAGCAGGGCAGCGGCATCAAGGCTGTCGACGTCGCCAATTCGACTGATGCCGCGCATTTTCTCGAATGGAAGAAAAACGACTGGCTGGCGCCGCACCTTCCCGCCGACGTCGCCAGAAATTTTCCGGCCGATCAGATCGATGCCGACGGCATGTACGCGACGTCCTGCGCCTGGACGGAGGCGATCGGCTACAATACCAACCTCGTCAAGCGCGAGGAAGCGCCGAAAAGCTATGCCGACCTGCTCGATCCGAAATGGACGGGCAAGATAGTCAAGGCCCATCCCGGCTACAGCGGCGCGATCCTGACCACGACATTCCTGCTGGCGCGCGATCTCGGCTGGCCGTATCTGGAAAAGCTCGCCCAGCAGAAGATCATGCAGGTGCAATCGGCCGCCGATCCGCCGAAGAAGATCCTGCTCGGCGAGCGTGCGGTGATGGCCGACGGCAATGATTATAATCTCGTGCTGCTGAAGGACCAGGGCAAGCCGGTGGAAGTGGTCTATCCCGCCGAAGGATCGCCGCTGATCATCGTTCCATCAGGCATTTTCCGCAGCGCGCCGAATCCGAACGCGGCAAGGCTGTTCCAGAATTTCTTCTTCAGCGCGGAAGCCCAGCAAATGCTGGTCGACGTCTTTGCGCATCGTTCCTTTCACGGCGAGGTCAAGGAGAAGGGCGGGCACGTCCCGCTTTCCAGCTTGAAACTGCTCAAGGCCGATCCGGCGCAGGTGCAGGCGCAAAGCGAGGAGATCAAGGCGCGCTACGCCAAGATCTTCGGAGTGTGA